The Falsibacillus pallidus genome has a segment encoding these proteins:
- the smc gene encoding chromosome segregation protein SMC, translated as MFLKRLDVVGFKSFAERIAIDFVQGVTAVVGPNGSGKSNITDSIRWVLGEQSAKSLRGAKMEDIIFAGSDSRKGLNFAEVSLTLDNEDNALPIDYHEVCVTRRVYRSGESEFLINKQQCRLKDIIDLFMDSGLGREAFSIISQGKVEEILNSKPESRRSIFEEAAGVLKYKTRKKKAEARLFETQENLTRVNDILFELEGQVEPLKIQASIAKDYLEKKEELKAFEVALTVAEIEELHTRWEKLNVEMEEHKKQEIGVSAAVQKGEAQLEEMRDHMSALDESIAELQQTLLIASEDLEKLEGRKEVLKERKKNATQNKEQLTLNLNEASSKLEELMKQKEEYEKDFRLLQDAANTLKAQLQEKNNLIAQFDGNIEEKIESIKSDYIELLNQQASAKNELQYLEQQWQQRLSRNQRLDEDNEKYLEQRKAIFEAKQKKQEELSSIQSALENQVHTFRDAQRQLEVLKNQYQKQETTLYQAYQYVQKAKSRKEMLEEMEEDYTGFFQGVREVLKARNELLQGIEGAVAELVRVPKEYETAIETALGGAMQHVVVQTEENGRQAIQFLKKQQYGRATFLPMSVMKSKKMHTSQIQMLKGYPEFVGIGEELVHYEEKYRNIVENLLGNVVITKTLKGANELAKILQYRYRLVTLEGDVVNPGGSMTGGNVKQKNNSLLSRKGELEDLKEKLQSMEEKTLQLEHHVKSLKEDVAEQEKSLDEMRRSGEELRISEEKAKAELRQTEASETNVNERLTLYDMEKESSIAEKDQISSRKQELEESLEKGKKELSDLDEEISRLTEQKELQRSSKDSLVDEISDIKANLAVKNEQLVATRSQLDRIQKEYDELKKKKAAYEENLNWLSNEMNGTDTGEEELAEAADLKRKDKQEAASLISSRREDRMKLQMELEDKELDLKEIKRQLKGLQSALKDEEVKINRLDVELENRLAHLREEYMLSFEAAQEDHQMEIPIEEARKKVKLIKMAISELGVVNIGAIDEYERVAERYEFLKLQQADLQEAKDTLYKVMDEMDEEMIKRFSETFDAISSHFEHVFKALFGGGRAELKLTDPKDLLNTGVDIIAQPPGKKLQNLGLLSGGERALTAIALLFSILKVRPVPFCILDEVEAALDEANVFRFAQYLKKFSHETQFIVITHRKGTMEEADVLYGITMQESGVSKVVSVRLEESKELVKA; from the coding sequence ATGTTCCTCAAACGTTTAGACGTTGTAGGGTTCAAATCCTTTGCCGAAAGGATTGCCATTGACTTTGTCCAGGGTGTTACAGCCGTGGTTGGTCCAAATGGGAGCGGCAAAAGCAATATTACAGACAGTATCCGATGGGTGCTGGGAGAACAATCAGCTAAGTCATTACGCGGTGCAAAGATGGAAGATATCATTTTTGCCGGGAGCGACTCAAGGAAGGGCCTGAATTTTGCCGAGGTTTCCTTGACGCTGGATAATGAGGACAACGCTCTGCCGATCGATTATCACGAGGTTTGTGTAACTCGCCGTGTATACAGGTCGGGGGAAAGTGAATTTCTTATTAATAAGCAGCAATGCAGACTCAAAGATATTATCGATTTATTTATGGATTCCGGACTTGGCCGTGAAGCGTTTTCTATCATCAGCCAAGGGAAAGTGGAGGAAATCCTCAACAGCAAGCCTGAAAGTAGAAGAAGCATATTTGAAGAGGCCGCAGGTGTCTTGAAATATAAGACGAGGAAGAAGAAAGCAGAAGCCCGTCTTTTCGAAACCCAGGAAAATCTTACACGTGTCAATGACATTCTTTTTGAACTGGAAGGACAGGTCGAACCCTTGAAGATCCAGGCTTCCATCGCCAAGGATTATTTGGAAAAGAAGGAAGAGCTGAAAGCGTTTGAAGTAGCATTGACTGTAGCTGAAATTGAAGAACTGCACACCCGATGGGAAAAGCTCAATGTAGAAATGGAAGAACATAAAAAGCAGGAAATTGGAGTATCTGCTGCAGTTCAAAAAGGTGAAGCTCAACTGGAAGAAATGCGTGACCACATGAGCGCGCTGGATGAATCGATAGCAGAGCTTCAGCAAACTTTGCTGATTGCCAGTGAAGATTTGGAAAAGCTTGAAGGAAGAAAAGAAGTATTAAAAGAGAGAAAAAAGAATGCGACTCAAAATAAAGAGCAGCTGACGCTTAATTTAAATGAGGCATCATCTAAACTTGAAGAGTTGATGAAACAGAAAGAAGAATATGAAAAGGATTTCCGTCTCTTGCAGGATGCTGCTAACACATTAAAAGCTCAACTGCAGGAAAAAAATAATTTGATCGCTCAATTCGATGGCAATATTGAAGAGAAAATAGAATCCATCAAAAGTGATTATATTGAATTGTTGAATCAGCAGGCTTCCGCAAAGAATGAACTCCAGTATTTGGAGCAGCAATGGCAGCAGCGTCTGTCAAGAAACCAAAGACTCGATGAGGATAATGAAAAATATCTGGAACAGCGTAAGGCCATCTTTGAAGCGAAGCAAAAAAAGCAAGAAGAATTAAGCTCGATTCAAAGCGCACTTGAAAACCAGGTACATACTTTCCGTGATGCACAGCGGCAGCTTGAAGTCCTGAAGAATCAATATCAAAAGCAGGAGACAACTCTATATCAAGCATATCAGTATGTTCAGAAAGCAAAATCGCGAAAAGAAATGCTAGAAGAAATGGAAGAAGATTATACAGGGTTCTTCCAAGGAGTGCGTGAAGTATTAAAGGCAAGGAATGAGTTGCTTCAAGGTATTGAAGGAGCAGTCGCCGAGCTTGTGCGTGTACCAAAGGAATATGAAACTGCCATCGAGACAGCTTTGGGCGGAGCTATGCAGCATGTAGTGGTTCAAACTGAGGAAAACGGCCGCCAAGCAATCCAATTCTTGAAAAAACAGCAATATGGACGAGCAACATTTCTTCCAATGTCAGTAATGAAAAGTAAAAAAATGCACACTTCTCAGATCCAGATGCTAAAAGGATATCCTGAGTTTGTCGGTATAGGAGAAGAACTGGTCCATTATGAGGAGAAGTATCGAAATATTGTAGAGAATCTTTTAGGGAATGTCGTCATCACGAAAACTTTAAAAGGTGCAAACGAGCTTGCAAAAATCCTCCAGTATCGGTACCGTCTAGTCACCCTTGAAGGGGATGTAGTGAATCCAGGCGGGTCCATGACCGGAGGAAATGTCAAACAAAAAAATAACTCTTTATTGAGCCGAAAAGGTGAACTGGAGGATCTTAAAGAAAAACTCCAATCCATGGAAGAAAAGACCCTTCAGCTTGAACATCATGTTAAATCGTTAAAAGAAGATGTCGCAGAACAGGAAAAAAGCCTGGATGAAATGAGGCGTTCCGGTGAAGAGCTCCGTATATCCGAAGAAAAGGCAAAAGCTGAACTAAGACAGACGGAAGCCTCTGAGACGAATGTAAATGAGAGATTGACCCTTTATGACATGGAGAAGGAAAGTTCCATTGCAGAAAAAGATCAAATCTCCTCCAGGAAACAGGAACTTGAGGAATCCCTTGAAAAAGGGAAAAAGGAATTATCAGATCTTGATGAAGAAATCAGTCGATTGACTGAACAGAAAGAACTTCAGAGATCGTCAAAAGACTCTTTAGTTGATGAAATCAGCGATATTAAAGCAAACCTTGCTGTGAAAAATGAACAGCTTGTCGCTACACGCAGCCAGTTGGACAGAATTCAAAAGGAATATGATGAACTCAAGAAAAAGAAGGCCGCATATGAAGAGAACCTGAATTGGCTGAGCAATGAAATGAACGGAACCGATACAGGAGAAGAGGAACTTGCGGAGGCTGCCGACCTCAAACGGAAAGATAAACAGGAAGCGGCAAGCTTGATTTCATCTAGACGCGAGGACCGGATGAAGCTTCAAATGGAGCTGGAAGATAAAGAGTTGGATCTGAAAGAAATTAAACGCCAGCTAAAGGGTCTCCAAAGTGCTTTAAAAGATGAGGAAGTCAAGATCAATCGTCTTGATGTAGAACTGGAAAATCGGTTGGCGCATCTTCGTGAAGAATATATGCTTTCTTTTGAGGCGGCTCAAGAGGATCACCAAATGGAAATTCCGATTGAAGAGGCAAGGAAGAAAGTCAAGCTGATCAAGATGGCCATATCTGAACTTGGCGTGGTCAACATCGGTGCAATCGATGAATATGAGAGAGTGGCTGAACGCTACGAGTTCTTAAAACTCCAGCAAGCTGACCTGCAAGAAGCGAAGGATACCCTATATAAGGTGATGGATGAAATGGACGAAGAGATGATTAAGCGATTCTCTGAAACGTTTGATGCCATCAGCAGCCACTTCGAGCATGTATTCAAAGCATTATTCGGAGGTGGAAGGGCTGAATTAAAGCTTACCGATCCAAAAGATCTACTGAATACCGGAGTGGATATAATCGCTCAGCCACCTGGTAAAAAGCTTCAGAATCTTGGACTTCTTTCTGGGGGGGAACGTGCTTTGACGGCTATCGCCCTGCTCTTTTCCATCCTGAAGGTGAGACCTGTTCCTTTCTGTATCCTTGATGAAGTCGAGGCTGCACTTGATGAAGCAAATGTGTTCAGGTTTGCCCAATATTTAAAGAAATTCAGCCACGAAACACAATTCATTGTCATTACACACAGAAAAGGGACGATGGAAGAAGCGGATGTCCTTTATGGAATCACCATGCAGGAGTCAGGGGTCTCCAAAGTGGTATCCGTGCGGCTGGAAGAATCAAAAGAATTAGTAAAAGCATGA
- the rnc gene encoding ribonuclease III, translating into MRKTNREKEKRTLRKLNESFNEFQAQIGITFENERLIRQAFTHSSYVNEHRRKPFEDNERLEFLGDAVLELTVSQYLYHKYPTMSEGELTKLRAAIVCEPSLVTFANELQFGGLILLGKGEEMTGGRERPALLADVFEAFVGALYLDKGLETVVSFLEKVVYPKINEGAFSHVMDFKSQLQEVIQKEGAGMLEYKILLEKGPAHSREFVAQVALKEEVLGTGNGRSKKEAEQHAAQMALEKLKPIINSEKTGKR; encoded by the coding sequence ATGCGTAAGACAAATAGAGAAAAAGAAAAGCGTACATTACGTAAATTAAATGAGTCATTCAATGAATTCCAAGCACAGATTGGCATCACGTTTGAAAATGAACGGTTGATCCGTCAAGCTTTTACACATTCATCGTATGTGAATGAGCATCGCAGGAAGCCATTTGAAGATAACGAAAGATTGGAGTTTTTAGGGGACGCCGTATTGGAGCTTACGGTATCTCAATACCTTTATCACAAATATCCGACAATGAGTGAAGGGGAACTGACCAAATTAAGGGCTGCCATTGTATGTGAACCTTCTTTGGTCACTTTTGCCAATGAACTGCAATTCGGAGGCCTGATCCTTTTAGGAAAAGGAGAGGAAATGACAGGCGGAAGAGAACGACCTGCCCTTTTGGCTGATGTTTTTGAGGCATTCGTCGGAGCTCTGTATTTAGATAAAGGATTGGAGACAGTCGTTTCGTTTTTGGAGAAAGTGGTGTATCCGAAAATTAATGAAGGTGCTTTTTCTCATGTGATGGATTTTAAGAGCCAGCTTCAGGAAGTCATCCAAAAAGAAGGGGCCGGAATGCTTGAGTACAAGATTCTGCTGGAAAAAGGCCCTGCACACAGCCGTGAATTTGTTGCACAAGTTGCTTTGAAAGAGGAAGTCCTGGGGACCGGAAACGGCCGATCTAAGAAAGAAGCCGAACAGCATGCGGCACAAATGGCTTTAGAAAAACTAAAACCAATCATCAACAGTGAAAAGACAGGCAAAAGATAA
- a CDS encoding acyl carrier protein has protein sequence MAEVLERVTKIIVDRLGVDESQVTLEASFKDDLGADSLDVVELVMELEDEFDMEISDDDAEKIATVGDAVNYIKANV, from the coding sequence ATGGCAGAAGTATTAGAGCGCGTAACAAAGATTATCGTAGATCGTCTTGGTGTCGACGAGTCTCAAGTAACTCTTGAAGCTTCTTTTAAAGATGATCTAGGAGCTGATTCCCTAGACGTAGTTGAATTGGTTATGGAACTTGAAGATGAGTTCGATATGGAAATTTCTGACGATGATGCTGAAAAAATTGCCACAGTCGGAGACGCTGTGAATTACATAAAAGCAAACGTTTAA
- the fabG gene encoding 3-oxoacyl-[acyl-carrier-protein] reductase: MNLSGKTALVTGGSRGIGREIALEMAREGANVAVNYAGSEAKANEVVDEIKAMGREAIAIQCNVADSEQVSDMVKQTISAFGSLDILINNAGITRDNLIMRMKDDEWDDVINTNLKGVFLCTKAVARQMMKQRSGRIINISSIVGVMGNAGQANYVAAKSGVIGLTKTTAKELASRGITVNAIAPGFISSDMTDKLPEEVKSEMFKAIPLARFGEPQDIAKVAAFLASESSRYITGQTLNVDGGMVM; the protein is encoded by the coding sequence ATGAATTTATCAGGGAAAACAGCCCTTGTAACAGGTGGTTCAAGAGGAATCGGACGTGAAATCGCCCTTGAAATGGCCAGGGAAGGTGCCAATGTAGCCGTTAACTATGCTGGAAGCGAAGCAAAGGCGAATGAAGTTGTTGATGAAATTAAAGCGATGGGCAGAGAGGCGATTGCAATCCAATGCAATGTTGCAGATTCCGAGCAGGTTTCAGATATGGTAAAACAAACGATTTCTGCATTTGGATCTCTGGATATTCTTATCAATAATGCCGGGATAACACGGGACAACTTAATCATGCGCATGAAAGACGATGAATGGGATGATGTCATCAACACCAACCTGAAAGGCGTGTTCCTCTGCACAAAAGCTGTTGCAAGGCAGATGATGAAGCAGCGTTCAGGAAGGATAATCAATATTTCTTCCATCGTCGGTGTGATGGGGAATGCTGGACAGGCTAACTATGTGGCAGCAAAATCCGGAGTCATCGGTTTGACTAAAACAACTGCGAAAGAGCTTGCTTCCCGGGGAATAACAGTCAATGCAATTGCTCCAGGCTTCATTTCTTCAGATATGACAGACAAGCTTCCTGAAGAAGTGAAAAGTGAAATGTTCAAAGCCATCCCTCTTGCCCGATTCGGCGAACCGCAGGATATTGCCAAGGTGGCAGCATTCCTTGCATCCGAATCATCCCGGTATATCACTGGGCAGACATTGAATGTCGACGGCGGAATGGTCATGTAA
- the fabD gene encoding ACP S-malonyltransferase, translating to MGKIAFVFPGQGSQTVGMGKDVVEQHEGAKAIFDKADERLGFSLSEVIFEGPQDKLTLTTNAQPALLTTSTAILQCLKEAGIQADYTAGHSLGEYSALVAAGAISFEDAVYTVRRRGELMEEAVPAGEGSMAAVLGMDREALKEVTDQVTSDGNPVQLANMNCPGQIVISGTAEGVEKASVLAKEKGAKRVLPLQVSGPFHSSLMKPAAEKFGDVLGGIEVKNAGIPVVANVSAQPMSEATDIKEKLIEQLYSPVLWEDTVETMLKNGVDTFIEIGPGKVLSGLIKKVDRSAKTYSVQDMESLDAVLASLKEESR from the coding sequence ATGGGAAAAATCGCATTTGTTTTTCCAGGACAAGGATCACAAACTGTTGGAATGGGAAAAGATGTAGTTGAACAGCATGAAGGTGCTAAAGCTATTTTTGATAAAGCGGATGAAAGACTCGGGTTTTCATTGTCTGAGGTTATATTTGAAGGACCTCAGGATAAGCTTACCCTGACAACAAACGCACAGCCGGCCCTTTTGACCACTAGTACTGCTATCCTGCAGTGTTTAAAGGAAGCGGGCATCCAAGCGGATTACACTGCCGGTCACAGCCTTGGGGAGTACTCTGCTCTAGTTGCAGCAGGTGCCATTTCATTTGAGGATGCTGTGTACACTGTCCGTAGACGAGGCGAATTGATGGAAGAAGCTGTACCGGCAGGAGAAGGCAGCATGGCCGCTGTTTTAGGGATGGACCGGGAAGCATTGAAGGAAGTAACAGATCAAGTGACTTCTGATGGGAATCCAGTACAGCTTGCCAACATGAACTGCCCGGGACAGATTGTCATTTCCGGTACAGCTGAAGGAGTGGAAAAGGCATCAGTCCTTGCTAAGGAAAAAGGTGCTAAAAGAGTGCTGCCGCTTCAGGTAAGCGGCCCATTCCATTCCAGCTTGATGAAGCCTGCTGCAGAGAAATTCGGAGATGTGCTGGGTGGAATTGAAGTGAAGAATGCTGGAATTCCAGTCGTTGCGAATGTTTCGGCGCAGCCTATGTCTGAAGCCACTGACATCAAGGAAAAGCTGATTGAACAGCTTTATTCACCTGTGTTATGGGAAGATACAGTTGAAACCATGCTGAAAAATGGCGTTGATACATTTATTGAAATTGGTCCAGGAAAAGTTCTTTCTGGTTTAATCAAAAAAGTAGATCGTAGTGCAAAAACCTATTCCGTACAGGATATGGAAAGTCTGGATGCCGTATTGGCGTCTTTAAAGGAGGAATCCCGATGA